One window of the Triticum dicoccoides isolate Atlit2015 ecotype Zavitan chromosome 3B, WEW_v2.0, whole genome shotgun sequence genome contains the following:
- the LOC119280508 gene encoding E3 ubiquitin-protein ligase EL5-like, translated as MDSSSSRSAASGAAPTVSSGAVFISAAIFLLFLTFALALIILRHSYFSSTGAAPSQPRAWSAQVVAPPPRARGVDPELLRSLPVTVHRAADGVGSVECAVCLAELEDGEEVRFLPRCGHGFHAGCADRWLASHTTCPLCRVTVGKPDALISTTSLPPVAPEPAIYAANLPASALLGVSDRATLGTVTVATDGVLVIDVPESRMAAAIPRDASKSPGVNRLRSVKRLWSFGRQGPSGSTSPCAGGSGTADLERGISITYASLRAPVRCSVEPSPGTAAEKSSSV; from the coding sequence ATGGACTCGTCGTCGTCGCGCTCGGCGGCCTCCGGGGCCGCGCCCACCGTGTCGTCCGGCGCCGTGTTCATCTCGGCGGCCATCTTCCTGCTGTTCCTCACGTTCGCCCTCGCGCTCATCATCCTCCGCCACTCTTACTTCAGCAGCACCGGCGCGGCGCCCAGTCAGCCACGGGCGTGGAGCGCCCAGGTGGTGGCCCCGCCTCCCAGGGCCAGGGGTGTCGACCCGGAGCTGCTGCGGTCGCTGCCGGTCACGGTACACCGCGCCGCGGACGGAGTCGGATCGGTGGAGTGCGCGGTTTGCCTGGCCGAGCTCGAGGACGGGGAGGAGGTGAGGTTCCTGCCTCGGTGCGGCCATGGATTCCACGCCGGGTGCGCCGACAGGTGGCTGGCGTCCCACACCACCTGCCCGCTCTGCCGAGTCACCGTCGGCAAGCCCGACGCGCTTATATCGACGACGAGTCTCCCTCCCGTAGCGCCGGAGCCGGCGATCTACGCAGCGAACCTGCCGGCGAGTGCGCTGCTCGGGGTTTCAGACCGGGCCACGCTCGGCACGGTCACCGTGGCCACCGACGGAGTGCTGGTGATCGACGTTCCGGAGTCAAGGATGGCGGCAGCGATCCCGCGCGACGCGTCCAAGTCTCCGGGCGTGAACAGGCTGAGGTCTGTGAAGAGGCTGTGGAGCTTCGGGAGGCAAGGGCCGTCGGGGTCCACTTCACCCTGCGCCGGCGGGAGCGGAACGGCTGATTTAGAGCGGGGCATTAGCATCACCTATGCATCCCTGAGAGCTCCGGTCCGGTGTAGCGTTGAGCCGTCGCCCGGAACTGCCGCCGAGAAATCATCGAGCGTTTAA